Proteins from a single region of Chitinophagales bacterium:
- a CDS encoding tungsten formylmethanofuran dehydrogenase, with protein sequence MLTPEIIMNAYRLMVTAKAMCDTYDANRQVCKYVHSTSRGHEAIQIATGMQLLPIDWVSPYYRDDSLMLSTGFTPYELMLQLLAKKDDPFSGGRSYYCHPSSKDSDRPSIIHQSSATGMQAIPTTGLAQGIQFLEKYHSDTLRKDADGRSPVVLCSLGDGSITEGEVSEALQFAVLKQLPIVYLVQDNGWGISASAEETRTMNAYEFACGFKGLKRMQCDGSDFMRSYETMKQAVEYARYERRPVLVHAKVPLLGHHTSGVRKEFYRTREDLLKHGLYDPIPKMRVLLGTIGFSEHEINKVETDAEQVITQQFQLAVAAAEPDVHSVEEHVFVPTPVKEERGVRSPKNGEKIMMVDAALHAIDELMQEHPEAILYGQDVGKRLGGVFREAATLAEKYGDHRVFNTAIQEAYIVGSTIGLSAVGMKPIVEVQFGDYIYPGLNQLVTEVSKSCYLSNGKYPVQMVLRVPVGAYGGGGPYHSGSVESTLLSIKGIKVVYPSNAADMKGLMKAAFLDPNPVVMLEHKGLYWSKVPGTDDAKTVEPSKDYILPLGKAAVAYAADADKVRKGESVAVITYGMGVYWAKQAAEQLNGRVEVIDLRTLFPLDEQTVFEAVKRHGKVLVLSEEQQNNSFAEALSLRITNQCYHFLDAKVEVMGALNLPAIPINMALEKAMLPTAEKVAGRLEKLISY encoded by the coding sequence ATGTTAACACCAGAAATCATCATGAATGCATACAGGCTGATGGTCACGGCCAAAGCCATGTGTGATACCTATGATGCCAACCGCCAGGTTTGCAAATATGTACATTCTACTAGCCGCGGTCACGAAGCCATTCAGATAGCAACAGGTATGCAGTTGCTGCCGATTGACTGGGTTAGCCCTTACTACCGCGATGACAGTTTAATGCTGTCAACTGGCTTTACACCTTACGAATTGATGTTGCAGTTGCTGGCGAAGAAAGATGACCCATTCTCCGGTGGTCGTTCCTATTATTGTCACCCTAGCAGCAAAGACAGCGATCGTCCTTCCATCATACATCAAAGTAGTGCAACAGGTATGCAGGCTATTCCAACCACTGGTTTGGCGCAAGGCATACAGTTTCTGGAAAAATACCATAGCGATACTCTGCGCAAAGATGCAGATGGTCGTTCTCCTGTTGTATTGTGTTCCTTAGGCGACGGTAGTATTACCGAAGGTGAAGTGAGTGAGGCTTTACAGTTTGCTGTATTGAAGCAATTACCGATTGTATACTTAGTGCAGGATAATGGCTGGGGTATTAGTGCTAGTGCAGAAGAAACCCGCACCATGAATGCCTACGAGTTTGCTTGTGGCTTCAAAGGATTGAAGCGTATGCAGTGCGATGGTAGCGACTTCATGCGCAGTTATGAAACCATGAAGCAGGCAGTAGAATATGCTCGCTACGAGAGAAGACCTGTACTGGTACATGCAAAAGTGCCATTGCTGGGTCACCATACCAGTGGTGTAAGAAAAGAGTTTTATCGTACCAGAGAAGATTTGTTGAAGCATGGTTTGTACGATCCTATTCCAAAAATGCGTGTATTGCTCGGTACCATTGGTTTTAGCGAGCATGAAATAAATAAAGTAGAAACAGATGCAGAGCAGGTAATCACGCAGCAATTCCAATTAGCGGTTGCAGCAGCTGAGCCTGATGTGCATTCAGTAGAAGAGCATGTGTTTGTACCTACACCCGTGAAGGAAGAAAGAGGTGTACGCAGTCCGAAGAATGGTGAGAAGATCATGATGGTGGATGCGGCTTTGCATGCGATTGATGAATTGATGCAAGAACATCCGGAAGCGATTTTGTACGGACAGGATGTTGGTAAGCGTTTAGGTGGTGTATTTCGCGAAGCAGCAACACTTGCAGAAAAATATGGTGATCATCGTGTGTTCAATACCGCGATTCAAGAAGCATATATTGTTGGTTCTACCATTGGTTTGTCTGCAGTAGGCATGAAGCCGATTGTAGAAGTGCAGTTTGGAGATTATATCTATCCCGGTTTGAACCAGTTGGTAACAGAAGTATCAAAGTCTTGTTACCTCTCTAACGGTAAGTATCCGGTACAGATGGTATTACGTGTGCCAGTAGGTGCTTATGGTGGTGGTGGTCCTTACCATAGTGGTAGTGTAGAAAGTACGCTCTTAAGTATCAAGGGTATTAAAGTGGTGTATCCATCTAACGCTGCAGATATGAAGGGTTTGATGAAAGCTGCGTTTCTGGATCCAAACCCTGTAGTGATGTTGGAGCATAAGGGTTTGTATTGGAGCAAAGTGCCCGGTACAGATGATGCCAAAACGGTTGAACCATCCAAAGATTATATACTTCCATTGGGTAAAGCAGCTGTTGCGTATGCAGCAGATGCAGATAAAGTGCGTAAAGGTGAATCTGTTGCAGTGATTACTTATGGCATGGGTGTGTATTGGGCCAAGCAAGCTGCTGAGCAGTTGAATGGTCGGGTTGAAGTCATTGATTTGCGTACACTCTTCCCATTAGATGAGCAAACTGTATTTGAAGCAGTGAAGCGTCATGGTAAAGTATTGGTGTTAAGTGAAGAGCAACAGAATAATTCATTTGCAGAAGCATTATCGCTGCGTATTACCAATCAATGCTATCATTTCTTAGATGCAAAAGTAGAAGTGATGGGTGCATTGAACCTGCCGGCTATTCCTATCAATATGGCACTGGAGAAAGCCATGCTGCCCACCGCTGAGAAAGTGGCAGGCAGATTGGAGAAATTAATCAGTTACTAA
- a CDS encoding recombinase family protein has translation MKSFLKKGFRFGAAPLGYDHFGPRVKREGYMSTKQRIIINKDGEILREAWNWKASGLYSDVQIIAKLQARGIDILQQKLSKIWRNPFYCGILVSKMLDEPIMGNWEPLISIELFKKVQDILDDNPCGYNHNPYEDKRPLARVARCIICDGYLTGYEVKAKGIHYYKCPRCVGINVNANSTARSKRTGVNDVFKHFLTGYDIEPSILPLLEMQLTKIFKQQNEVAMLSYDRIVERKRTVQEQLKSIKIRHALNEIDKDTYQLTHDHLMDKLAQVEKELPSFNTTLSNLDNLITKSLEKAANLNKIWDSSGLEQRQNMCRILFPGGIFYDAKKHAFLTKRENSFLALTRSLSNVYTENKNGTSQELLEKSLSVAGSGVEPETFGL, from the coding sequence ATGAAGAGCTTTCTCAAAAAGGGATTTCGCTTTGGAGCAGCACCGCTGGGTTATGACCACTTTGGACCAAGGGTAAAGCGTGAAGGTTATATGAGCACCAAGCAAAGGATCATCATCAACAAAGACGGGGAAATACTCAGAGAAGCATGGAACTGGAAAGCAAGTGGGTTATATAGTGATGTTCAAATTATTGCAAAGCTACAAGCGAGGGGGATAGATATCCTACAGCAGAAGCTTAGTAAGATTTGGCGTAACCCATTCTACTGCGGTATTCTCGTTAGCAAAATGCTGGATGAGCCGATTATGGGCAATTGGGAACCATTGATCAGTATTGAGCTATTCAAGAAAGTACAGGATATCCTTGATGATAATCCATGTGGATACAATCATAACCCATATGAGGATAAACGACCGCTGGCCAGAGTTGCCCGCTGCATTATCTGTGATGGCTATTTAACGGGTTACGAGGTAAAGGCTAAGGGTATTCACTATTACAAATGCCCCAGATGTGTTGGGATAAATGTTAACGCTAACTCAACTGCTCGATCAAAGCGAACAGGGGTCAACGATGTATTTAAACACTTTCTCACTGGCTATGATATAGAACCCTCCATTCTACCGTTACTGGAGATGCAGCTGACCAAAATATTCAAGCAACAGAATGAGGTGGCGATGCTTAGTTATGATAGAATTGTTGAGCGGAAAAGGACTGTTCAGGAACAGCTGAAGTCAATCAAAATTCGACATGCATTAAACGAAATCGACAAAGACACCTATCAGCTTACGCATGATCATTTGATGGATAAACTAGCCCAAGTTGAGAAAGAATTACCCAGCTTCAACACTACTTTGTCTAACCTTGATAATTTGATCACGAAAAGTTTAGAAAAAGCCGCGAACCTCAATAAAATATGGGATTCCAGCGGATTGGAGCAAAGACAGAACATGTGCAGAATACTGTTTCCAGGCGGAATTTTCTATGATGCGAAAAAACACGCATTTCTAACCAAGCGTGAGAATAGTTTTCTTGCTCTAACACGTTCTTTATCAAACGTATATACCGAAAATAAAAATGGGACTTCTCAAGAATTGCTTGAAAAATCCCTTTCTGTAGCGGGATCGGGAGTTGAACCCGAGACCTTTGGGTTATGA
- a CDS encoding HNH endonuclease produces the protein MARQHNTNRNGGSWSEQEKRAVWQKGSVIEGYDSSLWRRDICGHAMKYTEHGNRDSDYGWEIDHIKAVANGGDDNISNLQPLYWGNNSSKGDKLNWRCGQ, from the coding sequence ATGGCGAGACAACACAACACTAATCGAAATGGTGGATCTTGGTCAGAACAAGAAAAAAGAGCAGTTTGGCAAAAAGGCTCAGTTATTGAAGGTTATGATAGTTCATTATGGCGGAGAGACATTTGTGGACACGCAATGAAATATACAGAACACGGTAATAGAGATTCTGACTACGGATGGGAAATTGACCATATCAAAGCAGTTGCAAATGGCGGTGATGATAATATAAGCAATTTGCAACCACTTTATTGGGGAAATAATTCATCCAAAGGCGACAAACTAAATTGGCGTTGTGGTCAATAG
- a CDS encoding c-type cytochrome has product MRKHLNTLTTLLIGTVLISACSKKDQISTTNPTTTTTADPLAALDLPATAFNYANIAVPAYYLGPEIIAQLNTPNNNPITDNGATLGRVLFYDKTLSANNTISCGSCHKPDLGFSDTAKLSKGFQGGLTGRNSMSIINARYYANGRFFWDERASTLEVQTLQPIQDHTEMGLTLDTLVNRLSRTTHYPVLFTNAFGNSTITPDRVSRALSQFVRSVVSYQSKYDAGRATLAPGQNPAVTPFANFTAQENQGKQIFLAPASCGACHGTETFVAPGSRNNGLDLIPTDNGVGAALGIANRNGEFKVTTLRNVEITAPYMHDGRFKTLEEVVEHYSSGVKNHPNLSPPLRAPNGAVVNRNFSEAEKAALVAFMKTLTDRTLATEAKYSNPFRNR; this is encoded by the coding sequence ATGAGAAAGCACCTAAACACCCTGACAACCCTGCTGATAGGCACTGTACTCATTAGCGCATGCAGCAAGAAGGATCAAATTAGCACCACCAACCCAACTACCACCACCACAGCTGATCCACTAGCCGCACTGGACCTGCCTGCCACAGCATTCAATTATGCCAATATTGCTGTACCAGCTTACTACCTAGGGCCCGAAATCATTGCCCAGCTGAACACCCCCAATAACAACCCTATTACCGATAATGGCGCTACACTTGGCAGAGTGCTTTTCTATGATAAAACACTCTCAGCCAACAACACTATTTCTTGCGGCTCCTGTCATAAACCAGATTTGGGGTTTTCGGATACAGCCAAACTGAGCAAAGGCTTTCAGGGCGGACTCACCGGCAGAAACTCCATGAGCATCATCAATGCCCGTTACTATGCCAATGGTCGCTTCTTCTGGGATGAAAGAGCCAGCACACTGGAAGTACAAACCCTTCAACCCATTCAAGACCATACTGAAATGGGCTTGACCCTGGATACTTTGGTAAACCGCCTGAGCAGAACCACCCATTATCCTGTGCTATTTACCAATGCTTTTGGTAACAGCACTATTACACCTGATCGCGTATCTCGTGCACTTTCTCAGTTTGTTCGCTCTGTGGTTTCTTACCAATCAAAATATGATGCAGGCAGAGCAACATTAGCACCCGGACAAAACCCTGCTGTAACACCTTTCGCCAACTTTACAGCACAAGAAAATCAAGGCAAACAAATATTCTTAGCGCCAGCTAGTTGCGGTGCTTGTCACGGAACAGAAACTTTCGTAGCGCCTGGTTCAAGAAACAATGGTTTGGATTTAATCCCAACAGATAATGGTGTTGGTGCAGCATTAGGTATCGCCAACAGAAACGGCGAATTCAAAGTAACTACATTGAGAAACGTAGAAATCACAGCACCTTATATGCACGATGGTCGCTTCAAAACTTTGGAAGAAGTGGTAGAGCATTATAGTAGCGGCGTAAAAAATCATCCTAATTTATCGCCACCACTACGCGCACCTAACGGTGCAGTGGTAAACAGAAATTTCTCTGAAGCTGAAAAAGCAGCATTGGTTGCTTTCATGAAAACATTAACGGATAGAACATTGGCCACAGAAGCCAAGTACAGTAATCCTTTCAGAAATCGATAA
- a CDS encoding DUF3320 domain-containing protein, with protein MQEHISLLLHKQTLPFLNISLYLNDIKPVQALSIENISENNSNQLFVKIASDFPCIEPFEYIVAFVPAKSQIKIPLDGLKVSRHFLNKLSETEIASISIEVIENDVAIIKESITINVYPLEYFGGFQFLPEMIASYITPNHPFVYHIKRKAVDILEKQGLKTAFEGYQSNDPERVLQMMSAIYSAIQSEEIVYSSLPPGYEEIGQRLRLLNTIQNEKFGNCIDISLLFAACLEAVDLNPILIIVRGHAFVGCWLQDNKFSEAINDDKTAITKRLSKGIREMAAVEATSVCKGNNTKFSDALNLGEAQLVQKDDFLLSVDIKRARTLRIRPLPLLTNGTVTQLDEDAIKQTETAAMENHFEIGTIYEDELLQGKQPKTKQKIWERKLLDLSLRNNLLNLHITRNMLQLVDIDISHLEDTLSDGKSFSILPNPNAEVLRRYNLFMQPLHHSSPLFQLANDELKHNRLLTHYHQQDLDNILVYIHKNAKQSIEENGSSTLYLAVGLLKWFDRKTPEQPRYSPILLLPVEISRRSVNSKFTLKSREEETMINITLVEFLRQEYELNLGSLEQLPTDDKGVDVAKVMGILRRAIMHLKGWDVVEQLVLGNFSFSKLILWKDIVVHQEELLKSDMVRSLVEGKLVFNESHDPHSVTDFDNIHSHNIVLPIPTDISQFEAVLTAQQGHSFILHGPPGTGKSQTITNIIADALYRGKQVLFVAAKKAALDVVQRRLEQIGLSPFILELHSNKSKKSDVLAQLAKSIETGKLARTADFQQEAQRLDAAKKAISQYVNVLHQKQQFGWSLYDSITALESYRDKKLSKNFIPETILQQLNTNLWQQWTDWLPQFQSIASLIIHPSENPLTALNLLQYSASVNDEISAQTQKLLKLLTDFNIKSQSLANSIYFPFPIQAKTEWEQYVQVIIVFQQLPDIHLELIGYLSDKENYSVYEEWSKVYNKYQILLNSILKDYNRNILTSDVSSIKIQWKKAQQSWFLLKWFQSRKIKKQLSVYRNVPFNSDSEIEELFLLQDQLQEVQRLLQQDRFLSVQQALKSLFKDEQTDLVDIGSKAELIQKLSNATNSWDRNGLGKWIQIWQGKNLQYLAEIKQKSLTAIVDFIQLATTFNQEIKSYETLTGVQFQQNENWITETVNQLHNIQTHLPYLKNWMNYVQLRKQGENLQLYWFISAYENKLCSAENLTDYFHYTAHSSIAQRVISQNEALSLFNADLFESKIEQYKKIAKDFQHLTIQELRVKLAAQLPNNTAEAMQSSEIGILQRAIKNKGRGLSIRKLFDQIPNLLPRIAPCMLMSPISVAQYFDVNTNHFDILIFDEASQLPTCEAVSALARAKQSVIVGDPKQMLPTSFFSTIKLDEENMDVEDLESILDDCLSLSVPSKYLLRHYRSKHESLIAFSNVNYYENKLLTFPSSDDLNRKVKYHQIKGFYDKGKTRTNRFEADEIVQYIKSHYNNSEKRKLSIGVVTFSQTQQNLIEEKLQKLFMSDPRLEEHANESNEPLFVKNLENVQGDERDIILFSVCYAPDEEGKMSMNFGPLNRDGGWRRLNVAITRARYEMHLFSTLHADQIDLSRTSAEGVAGLKAFLQFAEKGHLSVRPEDVQETLNKQHLSASISKKLQEKGLEVKCNIGTSGFKVDIGIVHPDKPQQYILGVVIDGYYYYKAQTANDREMVMPSVLKALGWNVYRIWTMDWYENSEKIVDSIFEKVKHLQTQPEVKEENINEPAVEPLVEPIKVMPKEVTPFIFKSKQKPYVAATLTTVSFANSETIFEFHNRNTIKEQIQSLVDTEAPISKSLLYKKVLQAWNTSRVGARLDKLLEGVIEEMNLVETTHHQPFYWKNNTILDHYRSNDIEKRNMEDIAPEEVMVALEEVVNNNLSIEEDELLRYLARTFGFSKVGKQIDTLLRYCIDVSVKQEKVKRENNRIKVANK; from the coding sequence ATGCAAGAACATATTTCTCTCCTTTTACACAAGCAGACACTCCCATTTCTAAACATTTCACTCTATCTGAACGACATTAAGCCTGTTCAGGCATTGAGTATTGAAAATATATCTGAAAATAATTCTAATCAGCTTTTTGTTAAGATAGCTTCTGATTTTCCTTGCATTGAGCCGTTTGAATACATAGTTGCATTTGTTCCTGCGAAAAGCCAGATAAAAATTCCTTTAGATGGACTGAAAGTAAGCCGCCATTTTTTGAACAAATTATCCGAAACTGAAATAGCAAGCATCTCAATTGAGGTTATTGAAAATGATGTAGCAATTATCAAAGAAAGTATTACGATTAATGTTTATCCATTAGAATATTTCGGTGGCTTTCAATTTTTGCCTGAAATGATTGCGTCTTACATTACGCCTAATCATCCTTTCGTCTATCATATAAAAAGAAAGGCGGTTGATATTTTAGAAAAGCAAGGATTAAAAACTGCATTTGAAGGTTACCAAAGTAATGACCCTGAACGGGTTTTGCAAATGATGTCTGCTATTTATTCGGCCATTCAAAGCGAGGAAATAGTTTATAGTTCATTGCCACCGGGTTATGAGGAAATTGGGCAACGTTTGAGGTTGCTGAATACTATTCAAAATGAGAAATTTGGAAACTGCATTGATATTAGCTTATTGTTTGCTGCTTGTTTAGAAGCAGTTGACTTAAATCCAATTTTGATAATAGTGCGAGGACACGCATTTGTTGGATGCTGGTTACAGGATAACAAGTTTTCAGAAGCTATCAATGACGACAAGACTGCCATAACCAAAAGGCTTTCAAAAGGCATTCGTGAAATGGCCGCCGTTGAAGCTACAAGTGTTTGCAAGGGTAATAATACTAAGTTCAGTGATGCACTAAATTTAGGCGAAGCTCAATTAGTTCAAAAAGATGATTTTTTGCTATCGGTTGATATTAAAAGAGCAAGAACATTGCGAATACGTCCGTTGCCATTGCTTACAAACGGAACAGTAACTCAATTAGATGAGGATGCAATAAAACAGACCGAAACGGCTGCAATGGAAAACCATTTTGAGATTGGAACCATTTATGAAGACGAACTATTACAGGGTAAGCAGCCTAAAACGAAGCAAAAAATATGGGAACGTAAGTTGTTAGATTTATCGCTGCGTAATAATTTGCTCAATTTACATATCACTCGCAATATGTTACAGTTGGTTGATATTGACATCAGCCACTTGGAGGACACATTATCGGATGGCAAAAGTTTTTCAATATTGCCTAATCCAAATGCAGAGGTTTTGAGAAGGTATAATTTGTTTATGCAGCCTCTCCATCATTCATCGCCACTATTTCAGTTGGCAAACGATGAATTAAAGCATAATCGTTTACTAACCCATTACCATCAACAAGACTTAGACAATATACTCGTTTATATTCACAAAAATGCAAAGCAATCCATTGAAGAAAATGGCTCAAGCACTCTGTATTTGGCTGTGGGTTTGCTGAAATGGTTTGATAGAAAAACACCTGAACAACCACGATATTCTCCGATTCTATTATTGCCTGTTGAAATAAGCCGCCGGTCGGTAAATAGCAAGTTCACATTGAAAAGCCGTGAAGAAGAAACAATGATAAACATTACATTGGTTGAATTTCTTCGGCAGGAGTATGAACTGAATTTGGGGTCATTAGAACAATTACCAACTGACGACAAAGGTGTAGATGTAGCAAAAGTGATGGGCATTCTTCGAAGGGCTATTATGCATTTGAAAGGTTGGGATGTAGTGGAGCAATTAGTGTTGGGTAACTTTTCTTTCAGCAAATTAATTCTTTGGAAAGACATTGTAGTGCATCAGGAAGAATTGCTAAAAAGCGATATGGTTCGCAGTTTGGTTGAAGGCAAATTAGTATTCAATGAAAGTCATGATCCACATTCAGTTACCGATTTTGACAATATTCATTCGCATAATATAGTTTTGCCCATTCCGACGGATATTTCCCAATTTGAAGCTGTGCTTACTGCACAACAAGGACATAGTTTTATTTTACATGGCCCTCCTGGAACTGGTAAATCTCAAACTATCACCAATATCATTGCCGATGCTTTGTATCGTGGCAAACAAGTTTTGTTTGTTGCAGCTAAAAAAGCTGCATTAGATGTTGTTCAAAGACGATTAGAGCAAATTGGGCTTTCACCTTTTATATTAGAACTCCATTCTAATAAATCTAAAAAATCGGATGTGTTGGCGCAATTGGCAAAATCAATTGAAACAGGAAAACTTGCAAGAACAGCCGATTTTCAACAAGAAGCACAACGGTTAGATGCTGCTAAAAAAGCCATAAGCCAATATGTAAACGTTTTACACCAAAAGCAACAATTTGGATGGAGTTTGTATGATAGCATAACAGCTTTAGAAAGTTACCGTGATAAAAAACTCTCAAAGAATTTTATTCCCGAAACCATTCTGCAACAATTAAACACCAATCTTTGGCAGCAATGGACTGATTGGCTTCCGCAATTTCAATCCATTGCAAGTTTGATTATTCATCCATCTGAAAACCCGCTTACTGCCCTGAATTTGTTACAGTACTCTGCTTCGGTTAATGATGAAATTTCTGCACAAACTCAAAAGCTGTTAAAACTTTTGACTGATTTTAATATTAAATCTCAATCGCTTGCAAACTCAATTTATTTTCCTTTTCCAATACAAGCCAAAACTGAGTGGGAACAATATGTTCAAGTCATAATTGTATTCCAACAACTACCGGATATTCATTTAGAGCTTATTGGTTATTTATCCGATAAAGAAAACTACAGTGTGTATGAGGAATGGAGTAAAGTATATAATAAATATCAAATACTTTTAAACAGTATTTTAAAAGACTACAACCGGAATATTTTAACCTCAGATGTCTCATCGATAAAAATACAGTGGAAAAAGGCACAACAAAGTTGGTTCTTGCTGAAATGGTTTCAATCTAGGAAAATCAAAAAGCAATTATCTGTCTATAGAAATGTTCCATTCAATAGTGACAGCGAAATAGAGGAGCTTTTCCTCCTACAAGATCAATTGCAGGAAGTGCAACGCCTTTTGCAACAAGATCGTTTTTTATCAGTACAACAAGCCCTAAAAAGTTTGTTCAAAGATGAGCAAACTGATTTAGTAGACATCGGTAGTAAAGCTGAGTTAATTCAGAAGTTAAGTAATGCAACAAATAGTTGGGATCGAAATGGTCTTGGCAAATGGATTCAGATATGGCAAGGAAAAAACTTGCAGTATTTAGCTGAAATTAAGCAAAAGAGTTTAACTGCCATTGTCGATTTTATTCAACTTGCAACAACATTTAACCAAGAAATCAAAAGTTACGAAACACTTACTGGAGTCCAGTTTCAACAGAACGAAAATTGGATTACTGAAACCGTAAATCAATTGCATAATATTCAAACACATCTTCCATATTTAAAAAACTGGATGAATTATGTGCAACTTCGTAAGCAAGGAGAAAACTTACAGTTATATTGGTTTATAAGCGCTTATGAAAATAAATTATGCAGTGCTGAGAACTTGACAGATTACTTTCATTACACCGCCCATTCTTCGATTGCACAACGAGTTATTTCACAAAATGAGGCTCTAAGTTTATTTAATGCTGATTTATTTGAAAGTAAAATTGAGCAATATAAAAAAATTGCTAAAGACTTTCAGCATCTTACCATTCAGGAATTACGAGTAAAATTAGCTGCACAATTACCAAACAATACTGCTGAGGCGATGCAAAGTTCTGAAATTGGAATTTTACAAAGAGCAATAAAAAATAAAGGCAGAGGATTGAGTATTAGAAAGCTGTTTGACCAAATTCCTAATCTGTTGCCACGTATTGCACCTTGTATGCTGATGAGCCCAATTTCAGTAGCGCAGTATTTTGATGTAAACACAAACCATTTTGACATTTTGATCTTTGATGAGGCTTCGCAGTTACCAACTTGCGAAGCTGTAAGTGCTTTAGCAAGAGCAAAACAATCGGTGATCGTTGGCGACCCAAAGCAAATGCTACCTACTTCCTTTTTTAGTACTATCAAGTTAGACGAAGAAAACATGGATGTAGAAGATTTAGAAAGTATTCTTGATGATTGTTTGTCATTGTCTGTTCCTTCAAAATATTTATTGCGGCACTATCGCAGCAAGCACGAAAGTTTAATTGCTTTCAGCAACGTAAACTATTATGAAAACAAACTGCTTACTTTTCCCTCATCGGATGACTTGAACCGAAAAGTAAAGTATCATCAAATCAAAGGTTTTTATGATAAAGGTAAAACACGAACTAACAGATTTGAGGCTGATGAAATAGTTCAATATATTAAATCTCACTACAACAATTCGGAAAAGCGAAAATTGAGTATAGGTGTTGTAACATTCAGTCAAACACAACAAAATCTGATTGAAGAAAAGCTTCAAAAACTCTTTATGAGCGACCCTAGGTTGGAAGAACATGCTAATGAAAGTAATGAACCTTTGTTTGTAAAGAACTTAGAGAATGTCCAAGGCGATGAGCGTGATATTATTCTCTTTTCCGTGTGCTATGCACCTGATGAAGAAGGAAAAATGAGCATGAATTTTGGTCCATTAAACCGTGATGGCGGATGGCGTAGATTAAATGTAGCCATAACCCGTGCAAGATATGAAATGCACCTATTCTCAACACTACATGCAGACCAAATAGATTTAAGCCGCACATCTGCTGAAGGCGTGGCAGGCCTTAAAGCATTTTTACAATTTGCTGAAAAAGGACATTTGAGTGTTCGCCCCGAAGATGTTCAGGAAACACTAAACAAACAACATTTGTCTGCTTCCATAAGCAAAAAGTTACAGGAGAAAGGATTAGAGGTTAAATGTAATATCGGGACTTCAGGTTTTAAAGTGGATATTGGTATTGTTCATCCTGACAAGCCCCAACAATATATTTTAGGTGTAGTAATTGACGGCTATTATTACTACAAAGCTCAAACAGCTAATGATAGAGAAATGGTTATGCCCTCTGTACTTAAAGCCTTAGGTTGGAATGTTTATCGCATCTGGACAATGGACTGGTATGAAAATTCCGAAAAGATTGTTGATAGTATTTTTGAAAAAGTAAAGCATTTGCAAACCCAGCCCGAAGTCAAGGAAGAGAATATTAACGAACCTGCTGTTGAACCCTTAGTTGAACCAATTAAAGTAATGCCCAAAGAGGTTACACCGTTTATTTTTAAAAGTAAACAAAAACCTTATGTAGCTGCTACCTTAACTACTGTTTCTTTTGCCAATAGTGAGACTATTTTTGAATTTCATAACCGGAATACTATCAAAGAGCAAATACAATCTTTGGTCGATACAGAAGCTCCTATCAGCAAAAGCTTATTGTATAAAAAAGTATTGCAAGCATGGAACACTAGTCGTGTAGGGGCAAGATTAGACAAGCTCTTGGAAGGAGTTATCGAAGAGATGAATTTAGTTGAAACTACTCATCATCAACCCTTTTATTGGAAAAACAATACTATTTTAGATCACTATCGAAGTAATGATATTGAAAAACGGAATATGGAAGACATTGCTCCCGAAGAAGTAATGGTAGCTTTAGAGGAAGTCGTAAATAACAACTTAAGCATTGAAGAAGATGAACTCCTTCGCTACTTAGCAAGAACCTTTGGTTTTTCTAAAGTCGGTAAACAGATTGACACTCTACTACGTTACTGCATTGACGTTTCAGTAAAACAAGAGAAAGTCAAAAGAGAAAACAACAGAATAAAAGTTGCTAACAAATAA